One Mycobacteroides abscessus ATCC 19977 genomic window carries:
- a CDS encoding saccharopine dehydrogenase family protein: protein MRILIVGAGGVGSAAAFIAARRDFFEALVIADYDIARAQAVVDRLGDSRFMAARIDASCADDVTALCREHRITHALNAVDPRFVMSVFDGCFAAGVTYLDMAMSLSHRHPDKPYELPGVMLGDEQFAATEKWKAAGLLALVGIGVEPGLSDVFARYAADHLFSEIDELGTRDGSNLEVRGYRFAPSFSIWTTIEECLNPPLIWERGKGFFTTEPFSEPEVFDFPGGIGPVECVNVEHEEVVLMPRWVNARRVTFKYGLGAEFINVLRTLHLVGLDSTAPVSVHANGGTAAVSPRDVVAACLPDPAGLGHLMRGATCAGLWVTGTGKDGRPREVYLHHVVDNEWTMARDGAQCVVWQTAVNPVVALELLAEGVWSGAGVLGPEAFDSLPFLDRLNTFGAPWGIQERAVAA from the coding sequence ATGCGAATACTGATCGTGGGCGCCGGGGGAGTGGGTAGTGCGGCCGCCTTCATCGCGGCGCGGCGGGATTTCTTCGAGGCCCTGGTGATCGCGGATTACGACATCGCGCGAGCGCAGGCGGTGGTGGACCGTCTCGGAGATTCCCGATTCATGGCGGCCCGGATCGACGCCTCCTGCGCCGACGATGTGACCGCGCTGTGCCGAGAACACCGAATCACCCACGCGCTCAACGCGGTCGATCCCCGCTTCGTCATGAGTGTGTTCGACGGCTGTTTCGCGGCAGGGGTGACCTACCTCGACATGGCGATGAGTCTGTCGCATCGTCATCCGGACAAGCCCTACGAGCTGCCCGGCGTCATGCTGGGAGATGAGCAGTTCGCGGCCACCGAAAAGTGGAAGGCCGCAGGGCTGTTGGCGTTGGTGGGCATCGGTGTGGAGCCGGGTCTCAGTGATGTGTTCGCGCGGTACGCCGCCGATCACCTGTTCTCCGAGATCGACGAGTTGGGTACCCGGGACGGCTCCAACCTGGAGGTGCGGGGGTATCGGTTCGCCCCTTCGTTCTCCATCTGGACCACCATCGAGGAATGCCTCAACCCGCCCCTTATCTGGGAACGCGGCAAGGGATTCTTCACCACCGAACCCTTCAGTGAGCCTGAGGTTTTCGATTTCCCGGGCGGTATCGGCCCTGTCGAGTGCGTCAACGTCGAGCATGAGGAAGTGGTGCTCATGCCGCGCTGGGTCAACGCCCGGCGGGTCACGTTCAAGTACGGGCTCGGTGCCGAGTTCATCAACGTGCTGCGCACCCTGCACCTGGTCGGTTTGGACAGCACCGCCCCGGTGAGTGTGCACGCCAACGGCGGCACCGCGGCCGTCAGCCCACGCGATGTGGTGGCCGCATGCTTACCCGATCCGGCTGGGCTCGGGCACCTGATGCGTGGCGCCACCTGTGCTGGTCTCTGGGTCACCGGCACCGGCAAAGACGGTCGGCCCCGGGAGGTCTATCTGCACCATGTCGTCGACAACGAATGGACGATGGCCCGCGATGGCGCGCAATGCGTGGTGTGGCAGACCGCGGTGAACCCGGTGGTGGCTCTGGAGCTGCTGGCCGAGGGCGTGTGGAGCGGCGCCGGTGTGTTGGGGCCGGAGGCGTTCGACAGCCTGCCGTTCCTGGATCGGCTCAATACGTTCGGGGCGCCCTGGGGCATCCAGGAGCGGGCGGTCGCCGCCTAG
- a CDS encoding aspartate aminotransferase family protein: protein MTSVDVVQDLSGDLHAKSSRHLWGHFARHGAGIAPPIITRGEGVRIWDDRGKSYIDGLSGLFVVQAGHGRAELAQAAARQAEKLAYFPLWSYATEPAIELADRLAGYAPGDLNRVFFTTGGGEAVESAWKLAKQFFKLTGKPGKHKVISRAIAYHGTPQGALAITGLPAFKAPFEPLTPGGFRAPNTNFYRAPEPYAHDSKAFGQYCADRIAEAIEFEGPDTVAAVFLEPVQNAGGCFPPPPGYFERVREICDEYDVLLVSDEVICAFGRIGSMFACEDFGYQPDIVTCAKGMTSGYSPIGAMIATDRLFEPFNDGKTTFPHGYTFGGHPVSAAVALANLDIFEREGLNDRVRENAPVFRATLEKLYDLPIVGDVRGEGYFYGIELVKDKAAKTTFSDEESERLLRGFLSAALWDAGLYCRADDRGDPVIQLAPPLISGPREFEAIEQILRGVLTEAWARL, encoded by the coding sequence GTGACATCCGTCGATGTAGTACAAGACCTTTCCGGCGATCTGCACGCGAAGTCCTCGCGGCATCTGTGGGGGCACTTCGCCCGTCACGGTGCCGGTATCGCGCCGCCGATCATCACCCGGGGTGAGGGGGTGAGGATTTGGGACGATCGTGGCAAGAGCTATATCGACGGATTGTCGGGGCTATTCGTCGTGCAGGCCGGGCATGGCCGTGCCGAACTGGCGCAGGCCGCGGCCCGTCAAGCCGAAAAACTCGCCTACTTCCCGCTGTGGTCTTATGCCACCGAGCCGGCGATCGAGCTCGCTGATCGCCTCGCCGGGTACGCGCCGGGCGACCTGAACCGTGTCTTCTTCACCACCGGTGGCGGAGAGGCGGTGGAAAGCGCGTGGAAGCTGGCCAAACAGTTCTTCAAGCTGACCGGAAAACCCGGAAAACACAAAGTGATCTCGCGGGCCATCGCCTACCACGGCACCCCGCAGGGTGCGCTGGCGATCACCGGATTGCCCGCGTTCAAGGCGCCGTTCGAGCCGCTGACACCGGGCGGCTTTCGCGCGCCCAACACCAACTTCTATCGCGCACCGGAACCATATGCGCACGACTCCAAGGCATTCGGGCAATACTGTGCCGATAGGATCGCCGAGGCCATCGAGTTCGAGGGGCCCGATACCGTCGCGGCGGTGTTCCTGGAACCCGTGCAGAATGCCGGTGGTTGCTTTCCGCCGCCACCGGGCTACTTCGAACGGGTGCGTGAAATCTGCGACGAGTACGACGTGCTGTTGGTATCCGACGAGGTGATCTGTGCCTTCGGCCGCATCGGGTCGATGTTCGCCTGCGAGGACTTCGGATACCAGCCCGACATCGTCACCTGTGCCAAGGGCATGACATCCGGCTATTCGCCGATCGGCGCGATGATCGCCACCGACCGACTGTTTGAACCGTTCAACGACGGCAAGACCACCTTCCCGCACGGGTACACATTTGGCGGACATCCTGTTTCGGCGGCAGTGGCACTGGCCAATCTGGATATCTTCGAGCGCGAGGGACTCAACGACCGGGTGCGGGAGAACGCGCCCGTATTCCGCGCCACCTTGGAGAAGCTCTACGACCTGCCGATCGTCGGTGACGTGCGTGGTGAGGGATACTTCTACGGAATCGAGCTGGTCAAAGACAAAGCCGCCAAGACCACCTTCAGTGACGAAGAAAGCGAAAGACTACTGCGCGGCTTCCTGTCCGCGGCGCTCTGGGACGCGGGCTTGTACTGCCGCGCCGACGACCGGGGTGACCCGGTCATTCAGCTTGCGCCACCGTTGATCAGCGGGCCCCGAGAATTCGAAGCGATCGAGCAGATTCTGCGTGGTGTGCTCACCGAAGCCTGGGCCCGGTTATAG
- a CDS encoding Lrp/AsnC family transcriptional regulator: MANKTRRLLRVADPSNGSAAFPLDEVSKAIVEELQQDGRRPYATIGKSVGLSEAAVRQRVQRMIDAGVMQIVAVTDPMQLGFKRQAMIGIRCSGDTTEVADRLSELEAVDYVVLTAGTFDAIVEVVCEDDDDLLDLLNKQIRAVPGVTSTETLVYLKLVKQQYNWGTR; this comes from the coding sequence GTGGCCAACAAGACACGACGACTGTTGCGGGTCGCCGACCCGAGCAACGGCTCCGCGGCATTCCCGCTCGACGAGGTTTCCAAGGCGATAGTCGAGGAGCTTCAGCAAGATGGGCGGCGCCCCTACGCGACCATCGGCAAGTCGGTAGGGCTCTCCGAGGCCGCCGTGCGCCAACGTGTGCAACGGATGATCGATGCAGGTGTCATGCAGATCGTCGCCGTCACCGATCCCATGCAGCTCGGATTCAAGCGTCAGGCGATGATCGGCATCAGATGCTCAGGAGACACCACCGAGGTGGCCGACCGTCTGTCCGAACTGGAAGCCGTCGATTACGTGGTGCTCACCGCGGGCACTTTCGACGCGATCGTCGAGGTGGTCTGCGAGGACGACGACGACCTGTTGGACCTGCTCAACAAGCAGATCCGCGCGGTGCCAGGAGTGACCTCCACGGAAACCCTGGTCTATCTGAAATTAGTTAAACAGCAATATAATTGGGGTACACGGTGA
- a CDS encoding aminobutyraldehyde dehydrogenase — MSVPSSWINGRPVATHGDTHRVINPATGEAVADLKLATTADVDAAVAAARAAGPAWASSTPVDRSSVLAKLAAVLSANADTLVADEVAQTGKPVRLASEFDVPGSIDNVEFFAGAARHLEGKATAEYSADHTSSIRREAAGVVATITPWNYPLQMAVWKVLPALAAGCTVVIKPSELTPLTTLTLARLAAEAGLPEGVLNVVTGRGDDVGYALASHPDVDLVTFTGSTAVGRKVMAAAAVHGHRTQLELGGKAPFVVFDDADMDAAIAGAVAGAIINSGQDCTAATRALVARDLYDDFVAGVGEVMSKVVVGDPLDPDTDIGPLISAAHRAKVSSIVDRAPAQGGRIVTGATAPDLPGSFYRPTLIADVAETSEVYRDEIFGPVLTVRPFTDDDDALRQANDTAYGLAASAWTRDVYRAQRASREIRAGCVWINDHIPIISEMPHGGFGASGFGKDMSDYSLEEYLTVKHVMSDITGTADKDWHRTIFAKR; from the coding sequence GTGAGTGTTCCCAGCAGCTGGATCAACGGCCGACCCGTCGCGACACACGGAGACACCCATCGTGTGATCAATCCGGCAACCGGCGAGGCCGTCGCAGACCTGAAACTGGCCACTACCGCCGATGTCGACGCGGCGGTGGCGGCAGCACGCGCCGCCGGGCCCGCCTGGGCCTCGTCCACGCCGGTCGACCGTTCCAGCGTCTTGGCCAAGTTGGCCGCCGTCCTTTCCGCAAATGCCGACACACTGGTTGCCGACGAGGTGGCGCAGACCGGCAAGCCGGTGCGTTTGGCCTCCGAATTCGATGTACCCGGAAGCATCGACAATGTCGAGTTTTTCGCGGGTGCCGCAAGGCATCTGGAAGGCAAGGCAACGGCCGAGTATTCCGCCGACCACACCTCCAGCATTCGGCGCGAGGCCGCCGGGGTGGTCGCCACCATCACCCCGTGGAATTACCCGCTCCAGATGGCGGTGTGGAAGGTGCTGCCCGCGCTGGCGGCGGGATGCACCGTGGTGATCAAGCCCAGTGAGCTGACCCCGCTGACCACACTGACCCTGGCACGCCTTGCGGCCGAGGCCGGGTTACCCGAGGGCGTACTCAACGTTGTCACCGGGCGCGGCGACGACGTGGGCTACGCGCTCGCCAGCCACCCGGATGTCGATCTGGTGACCTTCACCGGTTCCACGGCAGTAGGACGAAAGGTGATGGCGGCCGCGGCAGTTCACGGTCATCGAACCCAGCTGGAGCTCGGCGGCAAGGCTCCGTTCGTGGTTTTCGATGACGCCGACATGGATGCCGCGATCGCGGGCGCGGTTGCCGGAGCGATCATCAACTCAGGCCAGGACTGCACGGCCGCCACGCGGGCCCTCGTCGCCCGCGACTTGTATGACGACTTCGTCGCCGGCGTCGGCGAGGTGATGAGCAAGGTCGTCGTCGGCGATCCCCTCGATCCGGATACCGATATCGGGCCACTGATCTCGGCCGCCCATCGCGCCAAGGTATCGAGCATCGTGGACCGCGCCCCGGCGCAGGGTGGCCGAATAGTCACCGGCGCGACCGCTCCAGATCTGCCGGGTTCCTTCTATCGGCCCACACTGATCGCCGACGTCGCGGAGACGTCCGAGGTCTACCGCGACGAAATCTTCGGACCGGTACTGACCGTGCGCCCGTTTACCGATGATGATGACGCGCTACGACAGGCCAACGACACCGCATATGGCCTTGCCGCCTCGGCCTGGACCCGTGATGTGTATCGCGCACAACGTGCGTCACGCGAAATCAGGGCCGGATGCGTATGGATCAACGACCACATTCCGATCATCAGCGAGATGCCACACGGTGGCTTCGGCGCCTCCGGATTCGGCAAGGACATGTCCGACTACTCCCTCGAGGAGTATCTCACCGTCAAGCACGTGATGAGCGACATCACCGGCACCGCAGACAAAGACTGGCACCGAACAATTTTCGCCAAACGTTAA
- a CDS encoding MarR family winged helix-turn-helix transcriptional regulator, translating into MPRQSSGDSAREIEELVAATDALYFAMRRGRTSPAGTQAGMSRSQLELLAPLLDQESMSVSRLAGTAGVAVPTATRALKQLEERGVVARTRSSSDDRLVLVGLTSGGRARVIKAQSAFRARQQEVFEELSVADRRAMTDSLTRLAALINDNMDARA; encoded by the coding sequence GTGCCAAGACAGTCGAGTGGGGACAGCGCCCGTGAGATCGAAGAGCTGGTGGCGGCCACGGATGCGCTCTACTTCGCCATGCGCCGGGGCAGGACATCGCCCGCGGGGACACAGGCGGGCATGAGTCGTTCGCAGCTTGAGCTGCTGGCGCCGCTGCTTGATCAGGAGTCGATGTCCGTGAGCAGGCTCGCCGGGACGGCGGGCGTGGCGGTGCCGACGGCCACCCGTGCGCTCAAGCAGCTGGAAGAGCGGGGGGTAGTCGCGCGCACCCGCTCATCATCCGATGATCGATTGGTATTGGTGGGGCTGACGTCTGGCGGGCGCGCGCGGGTGATCAAGGCGCAGTCGGCCTTTCGGGCACGGCAGCAGGAGGTTTTCGAGGAACTCTCCGTCGCCGATCGTCGTGCGATGACCGACAGTCTGACCCGCCTTGCGGCGCTCATCAACGACAATATGGACGCGCGCGCTTAA
- a CDS encoding FAD-dependent monooxygenase gives MRVAIIGAGIGGLTAAAALRANDIDVIVYEKAHELREVGAGVVIANNGLRALDEVGLGDRVRAVGTQIRRTLWHTWQGESVPVPPAWPAVSPDRPVTSLPVHRGELQHALLGALPAGTVQLGRPCQDIVETADEVRIIFADGSEERADVAVGADGIHSAVQRVVADPVELSSDGIMAYRGLIPVERLDGVIDLNSMQMWLGPGRSFLIYPVSRGRLLNVVAFTPSNLDAEESWTAPGDVAELSAEFAGWDQPVQRVAGAMTETFRWGLYDRKPLNRWTTDRIALLGDAAHPMTPHLGQGANMSIEDAVVLATVLAGASATEVPRRLSLYESLRRDRTSRVQRNARQSGRVYRSVDLTAQQQAAQLTEILADNWIPDYDAAATAGTALATL, from the coding sequence ATGCGGGTAGCGATCATCGGCGCCGGGATTGGTGGACTCACCGCAGCAGCAGCGTTGCGCGCCAACGATATCGACGTCATCGTCTATGAAAAGGCACACGAACTACGCGAAGTGGGGGCGGGCGTGGTCATTGCGAACAATGGTCTGCGTGCGCTCGACGAAGTGGGATTGGGTGATCGCGTGCGCGCCGTCGGCACACAGATCCGGCGCACGCTCTGGCACACCTGGCAGGGAGAAAGCGTTCCGGTACCGCCCGCGTGGCCGGCGGTGAGCCCCGATCGCCCGGTGACCTCCCTACCCGTGCATCGTGGCGAATTGCAGCATGCCTTGCTGGGCGCATTGCCCGCGGGGACCGTACAGCTGGGACGTCCCTGCCAGGACATCGTCGAGACGGCCGATGAAGTGCGCATCATCTTCGCCGACGGTTCCGAAGAACGCGCGGATGTGGCGGTGGGCGCAGATGGCATCCACTCCGCCGTGCAGCGCGTGGTAGCCGATCCGGTCGAGCTGTCCAGCGACGGCATCATGGCCTATCGCGGCCTGATTCCCGTCGAACGCCTCGATGGCGTCATCGATCTGAATTCCATGCAGATGTGGTTGGGCCCCGGGCGCAGCTTCTTGATCTATCCGGTCTCGCGGGGACGGCTGCTCAATGTGGTGGCGTTCACCCCGAGCAACCTGGATGCCGAGGAATCCTGGACCGCCCCAGGCGATGTGGCGGAGTTGTCCGCCGAGTTCGCAGGGTGGGACCAGCCGGTCCAGCGAGTCGCCGGAGCAATGACCGAGACCTTCCGGTGGGGGCTGTATGACCGGAAGCCGTTGAACCGCTGGACAACCGATCGGATCGCGCTACTCGGGGATGCCGCGCATCCGATGACACCGCACCTCGGTCAGGGCGCCAACATGTCGATAGAGGACGCCGTCGTGCTGGCCACCGTGCTCGCGGGGGCATCCGCGACCGAAGTCCCCCGGCGACTGTCGTTGTACGAATCCCTGCGACGTGACCGCACCAGCCGGGTGCAGCGCAATGCCCGTCAGTCTGGGCGCGTCTATCGCTCCGTCGACCTGACGGCACAACAGCAGGCCGCACAGCTCACCGAGATCCTGGCCGACAACTGGATTCCGGACTACGACGCCGCCGCGACAGCCGGAACGGCACTGGCCACGCTCTAG